The following is a genomic window from Mesotoga infera.
AAACTGGCGTCAGGGTTTTAAGGTCCGTAAGAAAGACCACCTTCAATCTGAAATACCTCCACACTAAGAGCGGAGGCAGTATTCTTGTTCCAGTCGAATGCGTTGTCTCTCCCAATTATCGGATCTATGTCACAGGAAACACTCAACTCCTATCCGTTTTGAAAGGAAAACTCGAGAACTGCGAGACACACTTCACTCCTTGTCTGGGTATATCCGAATTCATAGCCTCAATAGACTACATCGGAGAGTATGAGGCAAACGATGTGAATGGTGAGGTGTTGGTCGATTCCATAGTCTATCTGTTCGATGAAGGAGAAATCAGATTCGAGAGCGGGTTAAATCTCTTCCGTGAGACACATGCCATTTACATGGACAACGACAGAAGGGTCCAGAGTTACTCGGAAATTGCCTATGAAGAAGACGGCAAAAGAATTCTCTTGTTAAAGAACCCTTCTCAGTCTGAAATCGTGAAATTGAACGGAGCTGAAGAGGAGGTGGTAATGCTTGTCTGAAGTTTATTCCCATCCGGCAAGAGAAGGTGAATCGCCCAGACCATTGATGGATCACCTCGATGGTGTCTATCATCTGATGATCTCAGAAATCGAAACCGCAAGTCTATATATGGACTTTGAAAACCTGCTCGGGGTCGATAAGAAGACCCTGGGCTTTCTGGTTGAAGCCATCGCATACTTCCATGATCTCGGGAAGGCTACTCCGGAATTTCAAAACATGATAATGAAACGTAGATTCAACAGAGACAGGTCCAAACATTCTGCTCTCGGGGCTTTTGCAATAGGAAAGTACCTCACGCAGACGGCGCCACAAGAAATCCAGCATCTAATCCCGGTAATCGTTAGCCTTTTGAAGCGTCACCATGGTCAGGCTGAAAACCCGGAATTCGGTTGTGACCTGGATAGCGATTCATATCTAATAGAATGGCAGCTCTTGAATCTGAACGGAGATTTTCTTAACGAACTTCGTATGAAAATCGATGTTCCACCTCTCGACAAAGATGAGGTGTCTGATCTCGTTTATGATTGGCAGGACTATTACGAAGATTTCTTCCTGGACGATAGAAAAGATATCCGACCTTTTGTATTGTATATGTACCTCTCATCCCTTCTGCGTTGGGCAGATGAAACCGATGCTGCCTTCAGAAATAAGCCATTGCCTAAGAGGGACGATCTTCCCGAAACACTCGTAGAAGATTACAGGAAAGCGAAAGGCTTTGACACGTCGGGAACAGATCCCATGAACCTTCTTAGGAGCAAATTCTACGACCTTGCGACATCAAATATCGACTTCGAAGTTGGTACACTCAAAGGACCTACCGGTATCGGAAAAACTTTGACTCTCCTCTCACTGGCCCTGAAATTGCGAGAAAACCTAACGAAAAAAGGCTATATTCCCAGGATCATATACTGCCTACCTTTCCTGAGCATAATAGATCAGACTTACGATGTTGCGCGAAAACTCTTCATTGAAACGGGTCGGCCCGAACCGACTCCAAATCAGTTGTTACAGCAGCATCATCTTTCGGAGATAGATTTCTTCACGGACAATGAAGATGAGAACTACGAGAAGTATGAGGCCGATCTTCTAGTAAATGCCTGGAACAGCGAGCTGACAATCACTACATTTGTGAGCTTATTCCATTCAATTTTTACTAGAAAACGAAACCCGAAATTCTTCAGGATACCGG
Proteins encoded in this region:
- the cas5b gene encoding type I-B CRISPR-associated protein Cas5, whose translation is MKVLVFDIASDYAHFRKPYTTTSALTYSVPPRTAIVGLLGNIIGVQSGGFGRSEQSSYFEARGLKTGVRVLRSVRKTTFNLKYLHTKSGGSILVPVECVVSPNYRIYVTGNTQLLSVLKGKLENCETHFTPCLGISEFIASIDYIGEYEANDVNGEVLVDSIVYLFDEGEIRFESGLNLFRETHAIYMDNDRRVQSYSEIAYEEDGKRILLLKNPSQSEIVKLNGAEEEVVMLV
- the cas3 gene encoding CRISPR-associated helicase Cas3' — translated: MSEVYSHPAREGESPRPLMDHLDGVYHLMISEIETASLYMDFENLLGVDKKTLGFLVEAIAYFHDLGKATPEFQNMIMKRRFNRDRSKHSALGAFAIGKYLTQTAPQEIQHLIPVIVSLLKRHHGQAENPEFGCDLDSDSYLIEWQLLNLNGDFLNELRMKIDVPPLDKDEVSDLVYDWQDYYEDFFLDDRKDIRPFVLYMYLSSLLRWADETDAAFRNKPLPKRDDLPETLVEDYRKAKGFDTSGTDPMNLLRSKFYDLATSNIDFEVGTLKGPTGIGKTLTLLSLALKLRENLTKKGYIPRIIYCLPFLSIIDQTYDVARKLFIETGRPEPTPNQLLQQHHLSEIDFFTDNEDENYEKYEADLLVNAWNSELTITTFVSLFHSIFTRKRNPKFFRIPGSIILLDEIQAIPTRYWDLTGKVMQLLAQYGGTRFIFSTATMPSCFGLSGESLFKEDIPLNRFELERIDEISFEEFTSNLLPDTVEEAVSSEKSLMIVMNTIASAEATFKKILELPDTEAEKLYYLSTKVPPEVRRQRIQSIKDEGGPCILVTTQLVEAGVDLDFDYCIRDMGPLDSIVQVAGRVNRSGKKEAGKIKLIELTDFNDCRAPSKIYDSVLLSATKRAMNDTLYNESELYSLVEDYFKAIEGSGIETKSKEILESIYKLEFAKIADFKLIDESGWTYPVFLEIDEKAKAAWQEYTDILQRPTTAEDKFKLLAEKKSIVRKLAPYIINYRVKHDESEADLPPVVSGFCYVQKDELERYYNELTGFHLSGSDVY